In a single window of the Cervus elaphus chromosome 1, mCerEla1.1, whole genome shotgun sequence genome:
- the LOC122699938 gene encoding olfactory receptor 52A1-like translates to MSVMNDTVFMPSVLTFIGIPGLETVQCWIGIPFCAMYIIALMGNSLLLIIIKSEPSLHEPMYIFLAMLGATDIALSTSIVPKMLGTFWFHLSEIYFDACLFQMWLIHTFQGIESGVLLAVALDRYVAICYPLRHATIFTQQLVTNIGVGVTLRPAILVIPCLLLIKCRLKLYRTKLISHTYCEHMALVKLATEDVYINKFYGLLGAFIVGGLDFILITLSYTQIFITVFHLPQKEARLKAFNTCIPHICVFFQFYLLAFFSFFTHRSGSYIPSYIHITLSNLYLLVPHFLNPFVYGVKTKHIRDKVAKMFCSKDQA, encoded by the coding sequence ATGTCTGTTATGAATGACACTGTGTTTATGCCCTCTGTGCTGACCTTTATTGGGATCCCTGGCCTAGAAACTGTACAGTGTTGGATTGGGATTCCATTCTGTGCAATGTACATCATTGCTTTGATGGGAAATTCTCTACTTTTGATCATCATCAAATCTGAACCCAGTCTCCATGAGCCTATGTATATCTTCCTAGCCATGTTGGGAGCCACGGACATTGCGCTTAGCACCAGCATTGTCCCCAAGATGCTTGGAACTTTTTGGTTTCACTTGTCAGAGATCTATTTTGATGCTTGCCTCTTTCAGATGTGGCTCATCCACACATTTCAGGGCATTGAATCGGGAGTCCTGCTGGCCGTGGCTCTGGACCGCTATGTAGCAATCTGTTATCCTTTGAGGCATGCTACCATATTCACTCAACAACTAGTCACTAACATTGGAGTTGGAGTGACATTGCGGCCAGCCATCCTTGTTATCCCATGCCTACTGCTCATAAAGTGTCGTTTGAAACTTTACAGAACCAAGTTAATATCCCACACTTACTGTGAACATATGGCCCTGGTGAAGCTTGCCACTGAAGATGTTTACATCAATAAATTCTATGGTCTCCTTGGGGCTTTTATTGTCGGTGGCCTTGACTTCATTTTGATCACCCTGTCTTATACACAGATATTCATCACTGTCTTCCATCTGCCCCAGAAAGAGGCACGGCTTAAGGCATTCAATACATGTATTCCCCACATATGTGTCTTCTTCCAGTTCTATCTCCttgctttcttctccttttttacaCACAGGTCTGGATCTTATATCCcatcatatatacatatcacCTTGTCTAACCTTTACCTATTGGTACCACATTTCCTCAATCCATTTGTCTATGGGGTGAAGACCAAGCACATCCGAGATAAGGTAGCAAAAATGTTCTGTTCCAAAGATCAGGCTTGA
- the LOC122700007 gene encoding olfactory receptor 51V1-like: MSVRPGSKISNSTFLLAGFPGLEQHYPWLSIPFSCIYAMVLSGNCLVLHVIRTEPSLHEPMFYFLAMLALTDLCVGLSTVHTVLGILWGLIQEIGLDACIAQTFFVHGLSCMESGVLLAMAFDRFTAICNPLRYTSILTNTRIINIGLVIFGRSFLFITAPIVRLKFFHYCRRRVLSHSFCLHQDLLRLACSDIRFNSFYALALVICTLLLDSVLIFISYTLILHSVLTIASREERLKSLKTCVSHTCAVLVFYIPIIGLTMVHRFGKHLSPVVHVLMGNIYILFPPLMNPIIYSIKTQQIRNRIQRWFIKQT; this comes from the coding sequence ATGTCTGTCCGACCTGGTTCTAAAATCAGTAACTCGACCTTTCTCCTCGCGGGCTTCCCTGGTCTGGAGCAGCACTATCCCTGGctctccatccccttctcctgcatctACGCCATGGTGCTCTCAGGAAACTGCCTGGTGCTGCATGTGATCCGCACTGAGCCGAGCCTGCACGAGCCCATGTTCTACTTCCTGGCCATGCTGGCCCTCACTGACCTGTGCGTGGGGCTGTCCACAGTGCACACGGTGCTGGGGATCCTGTGGGGGCTCATCCAGGAGATTGGGCTGGATGCCTGCATTGCCCAAACCTTCTTTGTTCATGGGCTATCTTGCATGGAGTCTGGAGTCCTTCTCGCCATGGCCTTTGATCGCTTTACTGCAATCTGCAATCCTCTTAGATACACATCTATCCTCACCAATACCAGAATCATCAACATCGGTTTGGTCATTTTTGGGAGGAGCTTCCTGTTTATTACTGCTCCCATTGTCCGCCTGAAGTTTTTCCATTACTGCCGACGCCGGGTCCTCTCCCACTCCTTCTGCTTGCACCAGGACCTACTCAGGCTGGCCTGCTCTGATATCCGCTTCAATAGCTTTTATGCCTTAGCTCTGGTGATCTGTACACTGCTTCTGGATTCAGTGCTCATTTTCATCTCCTACACATTGATCCTGCACTCTGTCTTGACTATTGCATCTCGAGAGGAGCGGCTTAAGTCCTTGAagacctgtgtctcccacacctGTGCTGTCCTGGTTTTCTATATTCCGATCATTGGTCTGACTATGGTACACCGCTTTGGGAAGCACCTCTCGCCTGTGGTCCATGTCCTTATGGGCAACATCTACATCCTTTTCCCACCCTTGATGAACCCCATCATCTACAGCATCAAGACCCAACAAATCCGTAACAGGATTCAGAGATGGTTCATTAAACAAACTTGA